The following proteins come from a genomic window of Mycobacterium sp. DL:
- a CDS encoding DUF3093 domain-containing protein, producing MSDTRATTQTVRYRERLWVPWWWWLPGLGLASLIALQVNQGIRTLPNWLPFAVLLPVAVVVLLWLGRSELRVVSENGDTELWVGGAHLPVSVVSRSAQVPRSAKSAALGRQLDPAAFVVHRAWVGPMALLVLDDPDDPTPYWLVSAKDPAKLLAALNA from the coding sequence GTGTCCGACACGCGCGCCACCACTCAAACCGTTCGCTATCGCGAGCGCCTGTGGGTCCCCTGGTGGTGGTGGCTGCCCGGTTTGGGGTTGGCGTCGCTGATCGCGCTCCAGGTCAACCAGGGCATCAGGACACTGCCCAACTGGCTGCCGTTCGCCGTGCTGCTGCCCGTGGCGGTCGTCGTGCTGCTCTGGCTCGGACGAAGCGAACTGCGTGTCGTCAGCGAGAACGGCGATACGGAACTGTGGGTGGGCGGCGCCCACCTGCCGGTGAGCGTCGTCTCCCGGTCGGCCCAGGTTCCCCGTTCGGCCAAGTCCGCGGCACTGGGCCGCCAACTCGACCCGGCCGCCTTTGTCGTGCACCGGGCATGGGTCGGGCCGATGGCCCTGCTGGTGCTCGACGATCCCGACGATCCGACCCCGTACTGGCTGGTCAGCGCAAAGGATCCGGCGAAGTTGCTCGCCGCTTTGAACGCTTGA
- the dut gene encoding dUTP diphosphatase — MSTSLAVVRLDRDLPLPHRAHDGDAGVDLYSAQDVELAPGERALVPTGVAVAIPFGMVGLVHPRSGLAARVGLSIVNSPGTVDAGYRGEIKVALINLDPRAPIVVRRGDRIAQLLVQRVELPELIEVTSFDEAGLADTTRGDGGHGSSGGHASL, encoded by the coding sequence GTGTCCACCTCTCTGGCGGTAGTGCGACTTGATCGCGACCTGCCGCTGCCCCATCGGGCCCACGACGGCGATGCGGGAGTCGATCTGTACAGCGCCCAGGACGTCGAGTTGGCGCCCGGTGAGCGAGCGCTGGTGCCGACGGGTGTCGCAGTGGCGATTCCCTTCGGCATGGTCGGTCTTGTGCATCCACGCTCGGGTCTGGCTGCCCGCGTAGGGCTTTCGATCGTGAACAGTCCCGGCACCGTGGATGCCGGCTATCGCGGCGAGATCAAGGTGGCACTGATCAACCTCGACCCCCGGGCCCCGATCGTCGTGCGGCGGGGAGACCGGATAGCTCAACTGCTCGTGCAGCGAGTCGAACTGCCCGAGCTGATCGAGGTGACGTCCTTTGACGAGGCCGGCCTGGCCGACACCACACGTGGCGACGGCGGCCACGGTTCCTCCGGCGGACATGCGAGTTTGTGA
- a CDS encoding DUF3710 domain-containing protein: MALKKQGNDSSGTPEVTAADTDEELDGPFDIDDFDDPAVAAVARLDLGSVLIPMPDAGQVQVELSNTGVPSAIWVVTENGRFTIAAYAAPKSAGLWREVASELADSLRKDVPKVGIEDGPWGREVVGVGAENAGVVRFIGVDGYRWMIRCVVSGPHDRIGALAEQAREALADTVVRRGDTPMPVRTPLPIQLPEPMAAQLQAATEQAAAQQAAATGQPQPQPPVAEQQPQPPTGQQQPTARRGTQGSAMQQLRTITGG; the protein is encoded by the coding sequence ATGGCACTGAAGAAGCAAGGCAATGACAGCTCCGGCACCCCCGAGGTGACGGCGGCGGATACCGACGAGGAGCTCGACGGTCCGTTCGACATCGACGACTTCGACGACCCGGCGGTCGCCGCGGTCGCCCGGCTGGACCTGGGTTCGGTACTGATCCCGATGCCCGATGCTGGGCAGGTACAGGTCGAGCTCAGCAACACCGGCGTGCCGAGCGCCATCTGGGTGGTGACCGAGAACGGCCGCTTCACGATCGCGGCATACGCGGCGCCCAAGTCCGCGGGCCTGTGGCGGGAGGTCGCCTCCGAGCTGGCCGACTCGCTGCGCAAGGACGTCCCGAAGGTGGGCATCGAGGACGGTCCGTGGGGGCGCGAAGTGGTCGGTGTCGGGGCCGAGAACGCCGGGGTGGTGCGCTTCATCGGCGTGGACGGCTACCGCTGGATGATCCGCTGCGTGGTCAGCGGACCGCACGACCGGATCGGCGCCCTGGCCGAACAGGCTCGAGAAGCTTTGGCGGACACCGTCGTTCGCCGTGGCGACACCCCGATGCCGGTTCGAACCCCGCTGCCGATCCAGCTGCCCGAACCCATGGCCGCCCAGCTTCAGGCCGCGACCGAGCAGGCTGCCGCACAGCAGGCCGCGGCGACAGGCCAGCCCCAGCCTCAGCCGCCGGTCGCCGAGCAGCAGCCCCAGCCCCCAACCGGGCAGCAGCAGCCCACTGCCCGACGCGGCACCCAGGGATCGGCGATGCAGCAGCTGCGCACCATCACGGGCGGCTGA
- a CDS encoding alpha/beta hydrolase → MAVDLRGVTTVLLAGTGSDDDFVYRAFSTALHDVGAVVVTPPPQPHRLVEGYLEALEGAARQTPIVVGGVSIGAAVAAAWALAHPGRVVAALAALPAWTGAPDAAPAALSARLTAESLRRDGLVAVTGQMQASSPSWLAEELTRSWVGQWPSLPDAMDEAARYVAPTSRQLEALAAPMGVVSATDDPVHPMEVGIEWVSAAPHSALRTVSLDQIGEDPAVLGRLCLAALGDAQDPERVSRP, encoded by the coding sequence ATGGCGGTCGATCTACGCGGTGTCACCACCGTCCTTCTTGCCGGCACGGGCTCCGACGACGACTTCGTCTACCGGGCCTTTTCGACGGCTCTGCACGACGTCGGCGCGGTCGTCGTCACCCCGCCGCCGCAACCGCACCGTCTGGTCGAGGGTTATCTCGAGGCTCTCGAGGGCGCCGCCCGCCAGACGCCGATCGTGGTGGGTGGTGTCTCGATCGGCGCAGCGGTCGCTGCGGCGTGGGCACTGGCACATCCCGGCCGGGTGGTGGCCGCGCTCGCCGCGCTCCCGGCCTGGACGGGCGCACCCGATGCGGCACCCGCCGCGCTGTCGGCACGCCTGACCGCGGAATCGCTGCGGCGCGACGGCCTGGTGGCGGTCACCGGCCAGATGCAGGCGTCGAGTCCGTCCTGGCTGGCCGAGGAGCTGACGCGGTCGTGGGTCGGACAGTGGCCGTCGCTGCCGGACGCGATGGACGAAGCAGCCCGCTACGTCGCACCGACGAGTCGGCAACTGGAGGCGCTCGCCGCACCGATGGGTGTGGTGTCAGCCACCGACGACCCTGTGCACCCGATGGAGGTGGGCATCGAGTGGGTTTCGGCCGCACCGCATTCGGCGCTGCGCACAGTGTCACTCGACCAGATCGGGGAAGACCCCGCGGTGCTGGGCAGGTTGTGCCTGGCCGCCCTCGGCGACGCGCAGGACCCGGAGCGGGTCAGCCGCCCGTGA